One genomic window of Monodelphis domestica isolate mMonDom1 chromosome 1, mMonDom1.pri, whole genome shotgun sequence includes the following:
- the ACD gene encoding adrenocortical dysplasia protein homolog isoform X2, which translates to MATSWKPVLQPWIRDLLLGLEPGEGSGLEGKGEGLGQLLEVVKEAESGGSLELLNGKASAILLVTDGTHSVHCLVTPEALSMAAWEEKHFGFRRAVGRLLLLQDFRVSVQEVPETSLGNGEFCLWVDRFILLPTELPREGVTSCNWDPAVRRKLQEYKKHQERERTPPNIDRSSTLSQLLEEMCEDRQSLLSCQAQSCLELGGSQQGALPLTRWEASRRKAWGEAVFTIPGLKLHISAEEEDTLRNLRAVSENSPELQSLERTPTDPWHLLPALSLTQSSSSSSSYVEALDCLPFPPERSPSPPKDNITDNQESPSLECREPINLSPLLFQGSGSSCILSSFPQDPPSSSQDQLPLGLPASPQATVSIPREEWKTSSPCVPQQPRAPPLRARGRGSKDRPGNKKSSLQFVSKRVKGSSRETLGWFPVPVQLPRALCPPLFPGCSHQSLPIDPGLGQKSAARDRLGGGVRAPPLSPLLWGLQLIKS; encoded by the exons ATGGCGACGTCGTGGAAACCTGTCTTGCAGCCCTGGATTCGGGATCTGCTCCTCGGGTTGGAGCCTGGGGAAGGCTCGGGgctggaagggaagggagaggggctCGGGCAGCTGTTGGAG GTGGTAAAGGAAGCCGAGTCCGGAGGGAGTCTCGAACTGCTTAATGGAAAGGCTTCTGCTATCCTGCTGGTGACTGATGGGACCCACAGTGTGCATTGCCTGGTGACCCCCGAGGCCCTGAGCATGGCTGCCTG GGAAGAGAAGCACTTTGGTTTCAGGAGGGCGGTGGGCCGGCTACTTCTGCTGCAGGACTTCAGAGTGTCTGTTCAAGAGGTGCCTGAGACTTCGCTG GGAAACGGGGAGTTCTGCCTGTGGGTGGATCGCTTCATCCTGCTGCCCACGGAGCTCCCCAGGGAGGGTGTAACAAGCTG TAACTGGGACCCAGCTGTGAGGAGAAAACTTCAGGAGTATAAAAA GCACCAGGAAAGGGAGAGGACCCCCCCTAACATAG ATAGAAGCTCTACATTGTCCCAGTTGCTGGAGGAGATGTGTGAAGATCGACAGAGCTTGCTAAGCTGTCAGGCCCAGAGCTGCCTGGAACTGGGGGGTTCACAGCAGGGTGCCCTGCCCCTTACTCGATGGGAAGCCTCTCGAAGGAAGGCTTGG GGAGAAGCTGTTTTCACTATCCCAGGCCTGAAGCTTCATATTAGTGCAGAGGAAGAAGACACCCTTCGGAACCTGAGAGCAG TTTCTGAAAACAGCCCTGAGCTTCAGAGTTTAGAGAGGACCCCAACAGACCCCTGGCATTTACTCCCAGCCCTGTCCTTGACAcaatcctcttcttcctcttcttcctatgTAG AGGCCCTGGACTGTTTGCCCTTCCCTCCTGAGAGAAGCCCCAGTCCGCCAAAGGATAACATCACTGACAACCAGGAATCCCCCTCTTTGGAATGCAGGGAGCCCATCAACCTGTCACCTCTGCTCTTTCAGGGCAGTGGGTCCTCTTGTATCCTGTCTTCCTTCCCCCAGGATCCACCCTCTTCCTCCCAGGACCAGCTCCCTCTAGGTCTTCCTGCTTCCCCTCAGGCAACTGTCAGTATCCCTAGGGAGGAGTGGAAAACCTCCAGCCCATGTGTCCCCCAGCAGCCCCGGGCACCCCCGTTGAGGGCTAGGGGAAGGGGAAGCAAAGACAGACCAGGAAACAAGAAGTCCAGTCTGCAGTTTGTGAGCAAGAGAGTCAAAG GTTCTTCCAGAGAAACACTTGGATGGTTCCCCGTTCCAGTACAACTACCCAGAGCCCTGTGCCCACCTCTGTTCCCAGGTTGTAGCCACCAG TCTCTGCCCATCGATCCTGGACTGGGCCAAAAAAGTGCTGCTAGAGACCGACTTGGTGGAGGTGTGAGAGCTCCTCCACTGTCCCCATTACTGTGGGGCTTGCAGTTAATAAAAAGCTGA
- the ACD gene encoding adrenocortical dysplasia protein homolog isoform X4, producing the protein MATSWKPVLQPWIRDLLLGLEPGEGSGLEGKGEGLGQLLEVVKEAESGGSLELLNGKASAILLVTDGTHSVHCLVTPEALSMAAWEEKHFGFRRAVGRLLLLQDFRVSVQEVPETSLGNGEFCLWVDRFILLPTELPREGVTSCNWDPAVRRKLQEYKKHQERERTPPNIDRSSTLSQLLEEMCEDRQSLLSCQAQSCLELGGSQQGALPLTRWEASRRKAWGEAVFTIPGLKLHISAEEEDTLRNLRAVSENSPELQSLERTPTDPWHLLPALSLTQSSSSSSSYVGSSRETLGWFPVPVQLPRALCPPLFPGCSHQSLPIDPGLGQKSAARDRLGGGVRAPPLSPLLWGLQLIKS; encoded by the exons ATGGCGACGTCGTGGAAACCTGTCTTGCAGCCCTGGATTCGGGATCTGCTCCTCGGGTTGGAGCCTGGGGAAGGCTCGGGgctggaagggaagggagaggggctCGGGCAGCTGTTGGAG GTGGTAAAGGAAGCCGAGTCCGGAGGGAGTCTCGAACTGCTTAATGGAAAGGCTTCTGCTATCCTGCTGGTGACTGATGGGACCCACAGTGTGCATTGCCTGGTGACCCCCGAGGCCCTGAGCATGGCTGCCTG GGAAGAGAAGCACTTTGGTTTCAGGAGGGCGGTGGGCCGGCTACTTCTGCTGCAGGACTTCAGAGTGTCTGTTCAAGAGGTGCCTGAGACTTCGCTG GGAAACGGGGAGTTCTGCCTGTGGGTGGATCGCTTCATCCTGCTGCCCACGGAGCTCCCCAGGGAGGGTGTAACAAGCTG TAACTGGGACCCAGCTGTGAGGAGAAAACTTCAGGAGTATAAAAA GCACCAGGAAAGGGAGAGGACCCCCCCTAACATAG ATAGAAGCTCTACATTGTCCCAGTTGCTGGAGGAGATGTGTGAAGATCGACAGAGCTTGCTAAGCTGTCAGGCCCAGAGCTGCCTGGAACTGGGGGGTTCACAGCAGGGTGCCCTGCCCCTTACTCGATGGGAAGCCTCTCGAAGGAAGGCTTGG GGAGAAGCTGTTTTCACTATCCCAGGCCTGAAGCTTCATATTAGTGCAGAGGAAGAAGACACCCTTCGGAACCTGAGAGCAG TTTCTGAAAACAGCCCTGAGCTTCAGAGTTTAGAGAGGACCCCAACAGACCCCTGGCATTTACTCCCAGCCCTGTCCTTGACAcaatcctcttcttcctcttcttcctatgTAG GTTCTTCCAGAGAAACACTTGGATGGTTCCCCGTTCCAGTACAACTACCCAGAGCCCTGTGCCCACCTCTGTTCCCAGGTTGTAGCCACCAG TCTCTGCCCATCGATCCTGGACTGGGCCAAAAAAGTGCTGCTAGAGACCGACTTGGTGGAGGTGTGAGAGCTCCTCCACTGTCCCCATTACTGTGGGGCTTGCAGTTAATAAAAAGCTGA
- the ACD gene encoding adrenocortical dysplasia protein homolog isoform X3 has translation MATSWKPVLQPWIRDLLLGLEPGEGSGLEGKGEGLGQLLEVVKEAESGGSLELLNGKASAILLVTDGTHSVHCLVTPEALSMAAWEEKHFGFRRAVGRLLLLQDFRVSVQEVPETSLGNGEFCLWVDRFILLPTELPREGVTSWHQERERTPPNIDRSSTLSQLLEEMCEDRQSLLSCQAQSCLELGGSQQGALPLTRWEASRRKAWGEAVFTIPGLKLHISAEEEDTLRNLRAVSENSPELQSLERTPTDPWHLLPALSLTQSSSSSSSYVEALDCLPFPPERSPSPPKDNITDNQESPSLECREPINLSPLLFQGSGSSCILSSFPQDPPSSSQDQLPLGLPASPQATVSIPREEWKTSSPCVPQQPRAPPLRARGRGSKDRPGNKKSSLQFVSKRVKGTLWVPESASSGDSSPGEGPASARVLPEKHLDGSPFQYNYPEPCAHLCSQVVATSLCPSILDWAKKVLLETDLVEV, from the exons ATGGCGACGTCGTGGAAACCTGTCTTGCAGCCCTGGATTCGGGATCTGCTCCTCGGGTTGGAGCCTGGGGAAGGCTCGGGgctggaagggaagggagaggggctCGGGCAGCTGTTGGAG GTGGTAAAGGAAGCCGAGTCCGGAGGGAGTCTCGAACTGCTTAATGGAAAGGCTTCTGCTATCCTGCTGGTGACTGATGGGACCCACAGTGTGCATTGCCTGGTGACCCCCGAGGCCCTGAGCATGGCTGCCTG GGAAGAGAAGCACTTTGGTTTCAGGAGGGCGGTGGGCCGGCTACTTCTGCTGCAGGACTTCAGAGTGTCTGTTCAAGAGGTGCCTGAGACTTCGCTG GGAAACGGGGAGTTCTGCCTGTGGGTGGATCGCTTCATCCTGCTGCCCACGGAGCTCCCCAGGGAGGGTGTAACAAGCTG GCACCAGGAAAGGGAGAGGACCCCCCCTAACATAG ATAGAAGCTCTACATTGTCCCAGTTGCTGGAGGAGATGTGTGAAGATCGACAGAGCTTGCTAAGCTGTCAGGCCCAGAGCTGCCTGGAACTGGGGGGTTCACAGCAGGGTGCCCTGCCCCTTACTCGATGGGAAGCCTCTCGAAGGAAGGCTTGG GGAGAAGCTGTTTTCACTATCCCAGGCCTGAAGCTTCATATTAGTGCAGAGGAAGAAGACACCCTTCGGAACCTGAGAGCAG TTTCTGAAAACAGCCCTGAGCTTCAGAGTTTAGAGAGGACCCCAACAGACCCCTGGCATTTACTCCCAGCCCTGTCCTTGACAcaatcctcttcttcctcttcttcctatgTAG AGGCCCTGGACTGTTTGCCCTTCCCTCCTGAGAGAAGCCCCAGTCCGCCAAAGGATAACATCACTGACAACCAGGAATCCCCCTCTTTGGAATGCAGGGAGCCCATCAACCTGTCACCTCTGCTCTTTCAGGGCAGTGGGTCCTCTTGTATCCTGTCTTCCTTCCCCCAGGATCCACCCTCTTCCTCCCAGGACCAGCTCCCTCTAGGTCTTCCTGCTTCCCCTCAGGCAACTGTCAGTATCCCTAGGGAGGAGTGGAAAACCTCCAGCCCATGTGTCCCCCAGCAGCCCCGGGCACCCCCGTTGAGGGCTAGGGGAAGGGGAAGCAAAGACAGACCAGGAAACAAGAAGTCCAGTCTGCAGTTTGTGAGCAAGAGAGTCAAAGGTACCCTCTGGGTTCCAGAGAGTGCTTCTTCAGGGGACTCCAGCCCTGGAGAAGGCCCAGCCTCAGCCAGG GTTCTTCCAGAGAAACACTTGGATGGTTCCCCGTTCCAGTACAACTACCCAGAGCCCTGTGCCCACCTCTGTTCCCAGGTTGTAGCCACCAG TCTCTGCCCATCGATCCTGGACTGGGCCAAAAAAGTGCTGCTAGAGACCGACTTGGTGGAGGTGTGA
- the ACD gene encoding adrenocortical dysplasia protein homolog isoform X1: protein MATSWKPVLQPWIRDLLLGLEPGEGSGLEGKGEGLGQLLEVVKEAESGGSLELLNGKASAILLVTDGTHSVHCLVTPEALSMAAWEEKHFGFRRAVGRLLLLQDFRVSVQEVPETSLGNGEFCLWVDRFILLPTELPREGVTSCNWDPAVRRKLQEYKKHQERERTPPNIDRSSTLSQLLEEMCEDRQSLLSCQAQSCLELGGSQQGALPLTRWEASRRKAWGEAVFTIPGLKLHISAEEEDTLRNLRAVSENSPELQSLERTPTDPWHLLPALSLTQSSSSSSSYVEALDCLPFPPERSPSPPKDNITDNQESPSLECREPINLSPLLFQGSGSSCILSSFPQDPPSSSQDQLPLGLPASPQATVSIPREEWKTSSPCVPQQPRAPPLRARGRGSKDRPGNKKSSLQFVSKRVKGTLWVPESASSGDSSPGEGPASARVLPEKHLDGSPFQYNYPEPCAHLCSQVVATSLCPSILDWAKKVLLETDLVEV, encoded by the exons ATGGCGACGTCGTGGAAACCTGTCTTGCAGCCCTGGATTCGGGATCTGCTCCTCGGGTTGGAGCCTGGGGAAGGCTCGGGgctggaagggaagggagaggggctCGGGCAGCTGTTGGAG GTGGTAAAGGAAGCCGAGTCCGGAGGGAGTCTCGAACTGCTTAATGGAAAGGCTTCTGCTATCCTGCTGGTGACTGATGGGACCCACAGTGTGCATTGCCTGGTGACCCCCGAGGCCCTGAGCATGGCTGCCTG GGAAGAGAAGCACTTTGGTTTCAGGAGGGCGGTGGGCCGGCTACTTCTGCTGCAGGACTTCAGAGTGTCTGTTCAAGAGGTGCCTGAGACTTCGCTG GGAAACGGGGAGTTCTGCCTGTGGGTGGATCGCTTCATCCTGCTGCCCACGGAGCTCCCCAGGGAGGGTGTAACAAGCTG TAACTGGGACCCAGCTGTGAGGAGAAAACTTCAGGAGTATAAAAA GCACCAGGAAAGGGAGAGGACCCCCCCTAACATAG ATAGAAGCTCTACATTGTCCCAGTTGCTGGAGGAGATGTGTGAAGATCGACAGAGCTTGCTAAGCTGTCAGGCCCAGAGCTGCCTGGAACTGGGGGGTTCACAGCAGGGTGCCCTGCCCCTTACTCGATGGGAAGCCTCTCGAAGGAAGGCTTGG GGAGAAGCTGTTTTCACTATCCCAGGCCTGAAGCTTCATATTAGTGCAGAGGAAGAAGACACCCTTCGGAACCTGAGAGCAG TTTCTGAAAACAGCCCTGAGCTTCAGAGTTTAGAGAGGACCCCAACAGACCCCTGGCATTTACTCCCAGCCCTGTCCTTGACAcaatcctcttcttcctcttcttcctatgTAG AGGCCCTGGACTGTTTGCCCTTCCCTCCTGAGAGAAGCCCCAGTCCGCCAAAGGATAACATCACTGACAACCAGGAATCCCCCTCTTTGGAATGCAGGGAGCCCATCAACCTGTCACCTCTGCTCTTTCAGGGCAGTGGGTCCTCTTGTATCCTGTCTTCCTTCCCCCAGGATCCACCCTCTTCCTCCCAGGACCAGCTCCCTCTAGGTCTTCCTGCTTCCCCTCAGGCAACTGTCAGTATCCCTAGGGAGGAGTGGAAAACCTCCAGCCCATGTGTCCCCCAGCAGCCCCGGGCACCCCCGTTGAGGGCTAGGGGAAGGGGAAGCAAAGACAGACCAGGAAACAAGAAGTCCAGTCTGCAGTTTGTGAGCAAGAGAGTCAAAGGTACCCTCTGGGTTCCAGAGAGTGCTTCTTCAGGGGACTCCAGCCCTGGAGAAGGCCCAGCCTCAGCCAGG GTTCTTCCAGAGAAACACTTGGATGGTTCCCCGTTCCAGTACAACTACCCAGAGCCCTGTGCCCACCTCTGTTCCCAGGTTGTAGCCACCAG TCTCTGCCCATCGATCCTGGACTGGGCCAAAAAAGTGCTGCTAGAGACCGACTTGGTGGAGGTGTGA
- the PARD6A gene encoding partitioning defective 6 homolog alpha isoform X1, with translation MAKPQRTPARSPDSIIEVKSKFDAEFRRFALPRASVGGFQEFSRLLRAVHQIPGLDVLLGYTDVHGDLLPLTNDDNLHRALSSTHPPLRLLVQKRAEADPTGMAFTSNSLQRRKKGLLLRPAAPHRTRPPLLISLPQDFRQISSVIDVDLLPESHRRVKLHKHGSDRPLGFYIRDGVSVRVAPQGLEKVPGIFISRLVRGGLAESTGLLAVSDEILEVNGIDVAGKSLDQVTDMMVANSHNLIVTVKPANQRNNVMRGGAGRPLGPQPTAPLPPAEVPEPDSDEDSDLVIESHRLPGYLPPCPNGMPLAPSQRDFRPSRSLPGSRGSLQSLDSQDGTSPGRGGSLREDGSGITL, from the exons ATGGCCAAGCCTCAGCGGACCCCAGCACGGAGCCCCGACAGCATCATCGAGGTGAAGAGCAAA ttcgATGCCGAGTTCCGGCGCTTCGCCCTACCCCGAGCCTCCGTGGGAGGCTTCCAGGAGTTCTCCCGGCTGCTTCGGGCCGTGCACCAGATTCCCGGGCTGGACGTGCTGCTGGGTTACACCGACGTGCATGGGGACCTGCTGCCCCTCACCAACGATGACAACCTGCACCGGGCGCTCTCTAGCACGCACCCTCCCTTGCGCCTGCTCGTGCAGAAGAGGG CAGAAGCGGATCCCACGGGCATGGCCTTTACCTCCAACTCCTTGCAGCGCCGGAAGAAGGGGCTGCTCCTCCGACCTGCGGCCCCTCACCGGACTCGTCCCCCACTGCTCATCAGCCTTCCTCAGGACTTCCGCCAGATTTCATCTGTCATCGATGTGGATCTGCTGCCTGAGAGCCACCGGCGGGTAAAACTACACAAGCACGGCTCAGACCGCCCACTCGGCTTCTACATCAGGGATGGGGTCAGTGTCCGAGTGGCACCCCAAGGCCTGGAGAAGGTACCCGGCATCTTCATCTCTCGCCTGGTCCGGGGAGGCCTGGCCGAGAGCACCGGACTCCTGGCTGTCAGTGATGAAATCCTTGAGGTCAATGGCATTGATGTGGCTGGCAAGTCACTGGACCAGGTGACAGACATGATGGTGGCCAACAGCCACAACCTCATTGTCACGGTCAAGCCTGCCAACCAACGCAACAATGTGATGCGAGGTGGGGCAGGTCGGCCTCTGGGACCTCAGCCTACTGCCCCCCTCCCTCCAGCTGAAGTTCCTGAGCCAGACAGTGATGAGGACAGTGACCTGGTCATCGAGAGCCATAGATTGCCTGGCtacctccctccctgccccaatGGGATGCCTCTGGCCCCTTCCCAACGGGACTTTCGCCCCAGTCGATCACTTCCTGGCTCTCGAGGGTCCCTACAATCCCTGGACAGTCAGGATGGGACCAGCCCTGGCCGAGGGGGCAGCCTAAGGGAAGATGGCAGTGGCATCACCCTCTAG
- the PARD6A gene encoding partitioning defective 6 homolog alpha isoform X2: MAKPQRTPARSPDSIIEVKSKFDAEFRRFALPRASVGGFQEFSRLLRAVHQIPGLDVLLGYTDVHGDLLPLTNDDNLHRALSSTHPPLRLLVQKREADPTGMAFTSNSLQRRKKGLLLRPAAPHRTRPPLLISLPQDFRQISSVIDVDLLPESHRRVKLHKHGSDRPLGFYIRDGVSVRVAPQGLEKVPGIFISRLVRGGLAESTGLLAVSDEILEVNGIDVAGKSLDQVTDMMVANSHNLIVTVKPANQRNNVMRGGAGRPLGPQPTAPLPPAEVPEPDSDEDSDLVIESHRLPGYLPPCPNGMPLAPSQRDFRPSRSLPGSRGSLQSLDSQDGTSPGRGGSLREDGSGITL, encoded by the exons ATGGCCAAGCCTCAGCGGACCCCAGCACGGAGCCCCGACAGCATCATCGAGGTGAAGAGCAAA ttcgATGCCGAGTTCCGGCGCTTCGCCCTACCCCGAGCCTCCGTGGGAGGCTTCCAGGAGTTCTCCCGGCTGCTTCGGGCCGTGCACCAGATTCCCGGGCTGGACGTGCTGCTGGGTTACACCGACGTGCATGGGGACCTGCTGCCCCTCACCAACGATGACAACCTGCACCGGGCGCTCTCTAGCACGCACCCTCCCTTGCGCCTGCTCGTGCAGAAGAGGG AAGCGGATCCCACGGGCATGGCCTTTACCTCCAACTCCTTGCAGCGCCGGAAGAAGGGGCTGCTCCTCCGACCTGCGGCCCCTCACCGGACTCGTCCCCCACTGCTCATCAGCCTTCCTCAGGACTTCCGCCAGATTTCATCTGTCATCGATGTGGATCTGCTGCCTGAGAGCCACCGGCGGGTAAAACTACACAAGCACGGCTCAGACCGCCCACTCGGCTTCTACATCAGGGATGGGGTCAGTGTCCGAGTGGCACCCCAAGGCCTGGAGAAGGTACCCGGCATCTTCATCTCTCGCCTGGTCCGGGGAGGCCTGGCCGAGAGCACCGGACTCCTGGCTGTCAGTGATGAAATCCTTGAGGTCAATGGCATTGATGTGGCTGGCAAGTCACTGGACCAGGTGACAGACATGATGGTGGCCAACAGCCACAACCTCATTGTCACGGTCAAGCCTGCCAACCAACGCAACAATGTGATGCGAGGTGGGGCAGGTCGGCCTCTGGGACCTCAGCCTACTGCCCCCCTCCCTCCAGCTGAAGTTCCTGAGCCAGACAGTGATGAGGACAGTGACCTGGTCATCGAGAGCCATAGATTGCCTGGCtacctccctccctgccccaatGGGATGCCTCTGGCCCCTTCCCAACGGGACTTTCGCCCCAGTCGATCACTTCCTGGCTCTCGAGGGTCCCTACAATCCCTGGACAGTCAGGATGGGACCAGCCCTGGCCGAGGGGGCAGCCTAAGGGAAGATGGCAGTGGCATCACCCTCTAG
- the PARD6A gene encoding partitioning defective 6 homolog alpha isoform X3 has product MAKPQRTPARSPDSIIEFDAEFRRFALPRASVGGFQEFSRLLRAVHQIPGLDVLLGYTDVHGDLLPLTNDDNLHRALSSTHPPLRLLVQKRAEADPTGMAFTSNSLQRRKKGLLLRPAAPHRTRPPLLISLPQDFRQISSVIDVDLLPESHRRVKLHKHGSDRPLGFYIRDGVSVRVAPQGLEKVPGIFISRLVRGGLAESTGLLAVSDEILEVNGIDVAGKSLDQVTDMMVANSHNLIVTVKPANQRNNVMRGGAGRPLGPQPTAPLPPAEVPEPDSDEDSDLVIESHRLPGYLPPCPNGMPLAPSQRDFRPSRSLPGSRGSLQSLDSQDGTSPGRGGSLREDGSGITL; this is encoded by the exons ATGGCCAAGCCTCAGCGGACCCCAGCACGGAGCCCCGACAGCATCATCGAG ttcgATGCCGAGTTCCGGCGCTTCGCCCTACCCCGAGCCTCCGTGGGAGGCTTCCAGGAGTTCTCCCGGCTGCTTCGGGCCGTGCACCAGATTCCCGGGCTGGACGTGCTGCTGGGTTACACCGACGTGCATGGGGACCTGCTGCCCCTCACCAACGATGACAACCTGCACCGGGCGCTCTCTAGCACGCACCCTCCCTTGCGCCTGCTCGTGCAGAAGAGGG CAGAAGCGGATCCCACGGGCATGGCCTTTACCTCCAACTCCTTGCAGCGCCGGAAGAAGGGGCTGCTCCTCCGACCTGCGGCCCCTCACCGGACTCGTCCCCCACTGCTCATCAGCCTTCCTCAGGACTTCCGCCAGATTTCATCTGTCATCGATGTGGATCTGCTGCCTGAGAGCCACCGGCGGGTAAAACTACACAAGCACGGCTCAGACCGCCCACTCGGCTTCTACATCAGGGATGGGGTCAGTGTCCGAGTGGCACCCCAAGGCCTGGAGAAGGTACCCGGCATCTTCATCTCTCGCCTGGTCCGGGGAGGCCTGGCCGAGAGCACCGGACTCCTGGCTGTCAGTGATGAAATCCTTGAGGTCAATGGCATTGATGTGGCTGGCAAGTCACTGGACCAGGTGACAGACATGATGGTGGCCAACAGCCACAACCTCATTGTCACGGTCAAGCCTGCCAACCAACGCAACAATGTGATGCGAGGTGGGGCAGGTCGGCCTCTGGGACCTCAGCCTACTGCCCCCCTCCCTCCAGCTGAAGTTCCTGAGCCAGACAGTGATGAGGACAGTGACCTGGTCATCGAGAGCCATAGATTGCCTGGCtacctccctccctgccccaatGGGATGCCTCTGGCCCCTTCCCAACGGGACTTTCGCCCCAGTCGATCACTTCCTGGCTCTCGAGGGTCCCTACAATCCCTGGACAGTCAGGATGGGACCAGCCCTGGCCGAGGGGGCAGCCTAAGGGAAGATGGCAGTGGCATCACCCTCTAG
- the PARD6A gene encoding partitioning defective 6 homolog alpha isoform X4 yields MAKPQRTPARSPDSIIEFDAEFRRFALPRASVGGFQEFSRLLRAVHQIPGLDVLLGYTDVHGDLLPLTNDDNLHRALSSTHPPLRLLVQKREADPTGMAFTSNSLQRRKKGLLLRPAAPHRTRPPLLISLPQDFRQISSVIDVDLLPESHRRVKLHKHGSDRPLGFYIRDGVSVRVAPQGLEKVPGIFISRLVRGGLAESTGLLAVSDEILEVNGIDVAGKSLDQVTDMMVANSHNLIVTVKPANQRNNVMRGGAGRPLGPQPTAPLPPAEVPEPDSDEDSDLVIESHRLPGYLPPCPNGMPLAPSQRDFRPSRSLPGSRGSLQSLDSQDGTSPGRGGSLREDGSGITL; encoded by the exons ATGGCCAAGCCTCAGCGGACCCCAGCACGGAGCCCCGACAGCATCATCGAG ttcgATGCCGAGTTCCGGCGCTTCGCCCTACCCCGAGCCTCCGTGGGAGGCTTCCAGGAGTTCTCCCGGCTGCTTCGGGCCGTGCACCAGATTCCCGGGCTGGACGTGCTGCTGGGTTACACCGACGTGCATGGGGACCTGCTGCCCCTCACCAACGATGACAACCTGCACCGGGCGCTCTCTAGCACGCACCCTCCCTTGCGCCTGCTCGTGCAGAAGAGGG AAGCGGATCCCACGGGCATGGCCTTTACCTCCAACTCCTTGCAGCGCCGGAAGAAGGGGCTGCTCCTCCGACCTGCGGCCCCTCACCGGACTCGTCCCCCACTGCTCATCAGCCTTCCTCAGGACTTCCGCCAGATTTCATCTGTCATCGATGTGGATCTGCTGCCTGAGAGCCACCGGCGGGTAAAACTACACAAGCACGGCTCAGACCGCCCACTCGGCTTCTACATCAGGGATGGGGTCAGTGTCCGAGTGGCACCCCAAGGCCTGGAGAAGGTACCCGGCATCTTCATCTCTCGCCTGGTCCGGGGAGGCCTGGCCGAGAGCACCGGACTCCTGGCTGTCAGTGATGAAATCCTTGAGGTCAATGGCATTGATGTGGCTGGCAAGTCACTGGACCAGGTGACAGACATGATGGTGGCCAACAGCCACAACCTCATTGTCACGGTCAAGCCTGCCAACCAACGCAACAATGTGATGCGAGGTGGGGCAGGTCGGCCTCTGGGACCTCAGCCTACTGCCCCCCTCCCTCCAGCTGAAGTTCCTGAGCCAGACAGTGATGAGGACAGTGACCTGGTCATCGAGAGCCATAGATTGCCTGGCtacctccctccctgccccaatGGGATGCCTCTGGCCCCTTCCCAACGGGACTTTCGCCCCAGTCGATCACTTCCTGGCTCTCGAGGGTCCCTACAATCCCTGGACAGTCAGGATGGGACCAGCCCTGGCCGAGGGGGCAGCCTAAGGGAAGATGGCAGTGGCATCACCCTCTAG